One segment of Panicum virgatum strain AP13 chromosome 3K, P.virgatum_v5, whole genome shotgun sequence DNA contains the following:
- the LOC120700095 gene encoding serine carboxypeptidase-like 2 encodes MTKFLLLLLRMMLWRRHRLSSPPYTRLLACLLLLLQLPPLSRAATVVTRLPGFPGPLPFYLETGYVGVGEEEAGAELFYYFVESERSPGTDPVLVWLTGGPRCSAFSGLAYEIGPINFVLQPYDGTLPRLVYSPDSWTRVASIIFLDSPVGSGFSYARDPRGYDVGDVSSSRQVVEFLRKWFDAHPCLQSNPFYVAGDSYAGMVVPVIAQYISEGNEGMHHPLINLKGYIVGNPVTGDKVDTNSRIPYAHSHGIISDQQYEAAVANCNGDYVSPTNKLCADVLQTIQNLMSEVDHKDILGPKCPLDSPNPRRDALERKSLAEEHYYRISDPPAEPSFRCFEYRYYLSYFWANDNATRAALGVKEGTVKEWVRCQRSGFPYTYDIPSSIKYHFNLTTRGYRALVYSGDHDLSIPFSGTHAWIRSFNFSIVDDWRAWHLDGQAAGFTIKYANNLTFATVKGGRHAAPGNRPKECFTMAKRWLDNKPL; translated from the exons ATGACgaagtttcttcttcttcttctccggatGATGCTCTggcgccgccaccgtctctcctcgccgccgtacACGCGGCTCCTCGCctgccttctcctcctcctccagctgccGCCGCTCTCCCGCGCCGCGACGGTGGTCACTCGCCTGCCGGGGTTCCCCGGCCCCCTGCCCTTCTACCTGGAGACAGG GTACGTTGgcgtgggggaggaggaggccggggcgGAGCTCTTCTACTACTTCGTGGAGTCGGAGCggagccccggcaccgaccccGTGCTGGTGTGGCTCACCGGCGGGCCCCGGTGCTCCGCCTTCAGCGGCCTCGCCTACGAGATCGGGCCCATCAATTTCGTCCTCCAACCCTACGACGGCACGCTGCCGCGGCTGGTCTACAGCCCGGATTCCTGGACACGG GTGGCGAGCATCATCTTCCTGGACTCGCCCGTGGGTTCAGGCTTCTCGTACGCGCGCGACCCCCGCGGCTACGACGTCGGGGACGTCTCGTCGTCTAGGCAGGTCGTGGAGTTCCTGAGGAAG TGGTTTGATGCTCACCCATGTCTTCAATCAAACCCTTTCTACGTCGCTGGCGACTCGTATGCAGGAATGGTGGTGCCCGTTATTGCACAATATATCTCAGAAG GAAATGAAGGAATGCATCATCCACTGATCAATCTCAAG GGCTATATAGTCGGCAACCCTGTAACCGGAGACAAGGTCGACACCAACTCTCGGATTCCGTACGCTCATTCGCATGGAATCATATCTGACCAGCAGTACGAG GCTGCGGTGGCAAATTGCAATGGGGATTATGTGAGTCCGACGAACAAGCTCTGCGCCGACGTGCTACAAACTATCCAGAAT CTCATGTCAGAAGTCGACCACAAAGATATACTGGGACCGAAATGTCCCCTTGATTCACCGAATCCGAGGAGAGATGCTTTAGAGAGGAAGTCCCTAGCAGAGGAACACTACTATCGGATTAGTGACCCACCTGCGGAACCTTCTTTTCGTTGTTTT GAATACCGCTACTACCTGTCTTACTTTTGGGCAAATGACAATGCCACTAGAGCTGCCCTTGGGGTCAAGGAG GGAACAGTGAAGGAATGGGTTAGGTGCCAGCGTTCAGGTTTTCCCTACACCTACGATATTCCGAGCAGCATAAAGTACCACTTCAACCTCACCACCAGGGGTTACCGCGCTCTGGTATACAG TGGAGACCATGATCTAAGTATACCGTTCTCGGGCACACATGCATGGATAAGATCCTTCAACTTCTCCATTGTTGATGACTGGAGGGCGTGGCACCTTGATGGCCAGGCTGCAGG ATTCACGATCAAATATGCGAACAATCTCACTTTCGCGACAGTGAAG GGTGGTCGCCATGCTGCTCCAGGGAATCGGCCCAAAGAATGCTTCACTATGGCTAAAAGGTGGCTGGACAATAAGCCTCTCTGA